From Tiliqua scincoides isolate rTilSci1 chromosome 2, rTilSci1.hap2, whole genome shotgun sequence, the proteins below share one genomic window:
- the C2H12orf57 gene encoding protein C10 isoform X4 — protein MEEARDNACNDMGKMLQFLLPVATQIQQDVIKAYGFSNDGEGVLKFARLIKSYESQDPEIASMSGKLKSLFLPPMTLPPHGTGTGGVAAS, from the exons ATGGAGGAAGCAAGGGATAATGCCTGCAATGACATGGGCAAGATGCTTCAGTTCCTGCTGCCCGTGGCTACCCAGATCCAACAGGATGTGATCAAAGCCTATGGTTTCAGTAATGATGGGGAAG gAGTCCTAAAATTTGCCCGACTGATAAAGTCTTACGAGTCTCAGGATCCTGAGATTGCAAGCATGTCTGGGAAGCTAAAATCCTTGTTCCTGCCTCCAATGACGTTGCCTCCTCATGGGACTGGGACAGGAGGCGTGGCAGCATCATGA
- the C2H12orf57 gene encoding protein C10 isoform X3, giving the protein MVLAEVIKAFGSPENAQRMEEARDNACNDMGKMLQFLLPVATQIQQDVIKAYGFSNDGEGVLKFARLIKSYESQDPEIASMSGKLKSLFLPPMTLPPHGTGTGGVAAS; this is encoded by the exons tgGTTCTAGCTGAAGTGATCAAGGCATTTGGCTCACCAGAGAATGCCCAGCGCATGGAGGAAGCAAGGGATAATGCCTGCAATGACATGGGCAAGATGCTTCAGTTCCTGCTGCCCGTGGCTACCCAGATCCAACAGGATGTGATCAAAGCCTATGGTTTCAGTAATGATGGGGAAG gAGTCCTAAAATTTGCCCGACTGATAAAGTCTTACGAGTCTCAGGATCCTGAGATTGCAAGCATGTCTGGGAAGCTAAAATCCTTGTTCCTGCCTCCAATGACGTTGCCTCCTCATGGGACTGGGACAGGAGGCGTGGCAGCATCATGA